The Musa acuminata AAA Group cultivar baxijiao chromosome BXJ1-3, Cavendish_Baxijiao_AAA, whole genome shotgun sequence genome window below encodes:
- the LOC135584860 gene encoding SUN domain-containing protein 4-like isoform X1, with translation MFEGRKVGVYMFFFLMQSAVPYTLGLMRNPGIVCMVGGRHGYLEESDVRWINEQMQRSRRALLHRRAASEKNLYYRKKCFYKVSASLVFVLWLVVFLLNLLISKGNGFRDADEQDAALSEISLHEVPSYPDKVMMDSQDPLQSSATSSTDNHQKTIVLKGVDVRSDEEVLVSESSKLDTSPDQRDDVSYMGNNLEKETPPRSDRLSRITPPGLDEFKSKAISSKEKVVSRETGTVIHRVEPNGKEYNYASANKGAKVLAYNKEAKGASNILDKDKDKYLRNPCSAEEKYVVLELSEETLVDTIEIANFEHYSSNFKYFDLFSSLVYPTDSWVKLGNFTAANVKHAQRFSLSEPKWARYLKINLLSHYGSEFFCTLSVVEVYGVDAVERMLEDLISVENSRLEPEEQIAEQLNEHNDKEDTFEEILTDLDNQSPHDNLKSKRDAPKNTLTNPLLDTKPTQVGRMPGDTVLKVLMQKVQTLDLNFSVLERYLEELNSRYGRIFKDFDDDITNKDLLLEKIRFEIKNLQNSKEVFANDIGELLLWKSVVSSQLEQLIRENARLRSEIKGIQEHQIDMENKALAVIFVSFVLGCVAASKLLINMLLIICRFQTAQSFCQTSSGWFLLLLSSSIIASIMVL, from the exons ATGTTTGAGGGCCGTAAAGTGGGCGTCTACATGTTTTTTTTTCTGATGCAATCTGCTGTTCCCTACACTCTCGGATTGATGAGGAATCCTGGAATAGTTTGTATGGTGGGTGGGCGACATGGTTACTTGGAAGAATCAG ATGTACGTTGGATTAATGAGCAAATGCAGAGATCACGAAGAGCTCTTCTACATAGAAGAGCTGCATCAGAGAAGAACCTTTACTACAGGAAAAAGTGCTTTTACAAGGTCTCTGCATCTCTGGTTTTTGTCTTATGGCTTGTCGTCTTCCTCCTCAATTTGTTAATTAGCAAGGGCAATGGTTTTAGAG ATGCAGATGAACAGGATGCTGCACTTAGTGAGATCAGCTTGCATGAAGTTCCATCTTATCCTGATAAGGTAATGATGGATTCTCAAGATCCTTTGCAGTCGTCAGCTACCAGTTCAACTGACAATCACCAAAAGACCATAGTTTTGAAAGGTGTAGATGTTAGGAGCGATGAAGAGGTTTTGGTCAGTGAAAGCAGCAAGTTGGACACATCTCCAGATCAGAGAGATGATGTCTCTTATATGGGCAATAACTTGGAAAAAGAGACTCCTCCAAGAAGTGATAGATTGTCTCGTATTACACCTCCTGGTCTTGATGAATTCAAAAGCAAGGCCATCTCTTCAAAAGAAAAGGTTGTCTCCAGGGAAACAGGAACTGTCATTCACCGAGTAGAGCCTAATGGTAAAGAGTACAATTATGCTTCCGCTAATAAAGGGGCAAAGGTGCTAGCTTATAACAAGGAAGCTAAGGGTGCTTCCAACATCTTAGATAAGGATAAGGACAAGTATTTACGTAATCCATGCTCAGCTGAGGAGAAATATGTTGTTTTAGAGCTCTCAGAAGAAACATTGGTGGACACGATTGAGATTGCAAATTTTGAACACTACTCTTCCAACTTTAAGTATTTTGATCTGTTTAGCAGTTTAGTTTATCCAACAGACAGTTGGGTTAAATTAGGGAATTTTACTGCTGCAAATGTCAAACATGCACAGCGTTTTTCCCTATCAGAGCCAAAGTGGGCAAGGTACTTGAAGATTAATTTGCTTAGCCATTATGGTTCTGAATTCTTCTGTACTCTTAGCGTGGTGGAAGTTTATGGAGTTGATGCAGTTGAGAGGATGCTAGAGGATTTGATTTCAGTTGAAAACAGTCGGTTAGAACCTGAAGAACAGATTGCTGAACAGTTGAATGAGCACAATGATAAAGAAGACACATTTGAGGAAATTCTTACAGATCTCGATAACCAATCACCTCATGATAATTTGAAATCAAAACGAGATGCTCCTAAGAATACTCTGACTAATCCGTTACTAGATACAAAGCCAACCCAAGTTGGAAGGATGCCTGGAGACACTGTTCTTAAGGTTCTAATGCAGAAGGTTCAAACTCTTGATTTGAACTTTTCTGTGTTGGAACGTTATCTGGAGGAACTGAATAGCAGATATGGACGCATCTtcaaggactttgatgatgatatcaCCAACAAAGATCTGCTCTTGGAAAAGATCAGATTTGAGATTAAGAATCTTCAGAACAGCAAAGAAGTTTTT GCCAATGACATTGGAGAGCTTCTTTTATGGAAATCAGTTGTTTCCTCACAGCTGGAACAGCTAATCAGAGAGAATGCAAGACTCAG ATCAGAGATCAAAGGGATACAGGAGCATCAAATTGACATGGAGAACAAGGCTCTAGCAGTGATATTTGTAAGTTTTGTATTGGGATGTGTAGCAGCTTCCAAGTTGCTTATAAATATGCTATTGATCATCTGTAGATTTCAAACAGCTCAAAGTTTTTGTCAGACAAGCTCTGGTTGGTTTTTGTTGCTGCTGAGCAGTAGCATTATAGCATCTATTATGGTTTTGTAG
- the LOC135584860 gene encoding SUN domain-containing protein 4-like isoform X3, producing the protein MQRSRRALLHRRAASEKNLYYRKKCFYKVSASLVFVLWLVVFLLNLLISKGNGFRDADEQDAALSEISLHEVPSYPDKVMMDSQDPLQSSATSSTDNHQKTIVLKGVDVRSDEEVLVSESSKLDTSPDQRDDVSYMGNNLEKETPPRSDRLSRITPPGLDEFKSKAISSKEKVVSRETGTVIHRVEPNGKEYNYASANKGAKVLAYNKEAKGASNILDKDKDKYLRNPCSAEEKYVVLELSEETLVDTIEIANFEHYSSNFKYFDLFSSLVYPTDSWVKLGNFTAANVKHAQRFSLSEPKWARYLKINLLSHYGSEFFCTLSVVEVYGVDAVERMLEDLISVENSRLEPEEQIAEQLNEHNDKEDTFEEILTDLDNQSPHDNLKSKRDAPKNTLTNPLLDTKPTQVGRMPGDTVLKVLMQKVQTLDLNFSVLERYLEELNSRYGRIFKDFDDDITNKDLLLEKIRFEIKNLQNSKEVFANDIGELLLWKSVVSSQLEQLIRENARLRSEIKGIQEHQIDMENKALAVIFVSFVLGCVAASKLLINMLLIICRFQTAQSFCQTSSGWFLLLLSSSIIASIMVL; encoded by the exons ATGCAGAGATCACGAAGAGCTCTTCTACATAGAAGAGCTGCATCAGAGAAGAACCTTTACTACAGGAAAAAGTGCTTTTACAAGGTCTCTGCATCTCTGGTTTTTGTCTTATGGCTTGTCGTCTTCCTCCTCAATTTGTTAATTAGCAAGGGCAATGGTTTTAGAG ATGCAGATGAACAGGATGCTGCACTTAGTGAGATCAGCTTGCATGAAGTTCCATCTTATCCTGATAAGGTAATGATGGATTCTCAAGATCCTTTGCAGTCGTCAGCTACCAGTTCAACTGACAATCACCAAAAGACCATAGTTTTGAAAGGTGTAGATGTTAGGAGCGATGAAGAGGTTTTGGTCAGTGAAAGCAGCAAGTTGGACACATCTCCAGATCAGAGAGATGATGTCTCTTATATGGGCAATAACTTGGAAAAAGAGACTCCTCCAAGAAGTGATAGATTGTCTCGTATTACACCTCCTGGTCTTGATGAATTCAAAAGCAAGGCCATCTCTTCAAAAGAAAAGGTTGTCTCCAGGGAAACAGGAACTGTCATTCACCGAGTAGAGCCTAATGGTAAAGAGTACAATTATGCTTCCGCTAATAAAGGGGCAAAGGTGCTAGCTTATAACAAGGAAGCTAAGGGTGCTTCCAACATCTTAGATAAGGATAAGGACAAGTATTTACGTAATCCATGCTCAGCTGAGGAGAAATATGTTGTTTTAGAGCTCTCAGAAGAAACATTGGTGGACACGATTGAGATTGCAAATTTTGAACACTACTCTTCCAACTTTAAGTATTTTGATCTGTTTAGCAGTTTAGTTTATCCAACAGACAGTTGGGTTAAATTAGGGAATTTTACTGCTGCAAATGTCAAACATGCACAGCGTTTTTCCCTATCAGAGCCAAAGTGGGCAAGGTACTTGAAGATTAATTTGCTTAGCCATTATGGTTCTGAATTCTTCTGTACTCTTAGCGTGGTGGAAGTTTATGGAGTTGATGCAGTTGAGAGGATGCTAGAGGATTTGATTTCAGTTGAAAACAGTCGGTTAGAACCTGAAGAACAGATTGCTGAACAGTTGAATGAGCACAATGATAAAGAAGACACATTTGAGGAAATTCTTACAGATCTCGATAACCAATCACCTCATGATAATTTGAAATCAAAACGAGATGCTCCTAAGAATACTCTGACTAATCCGTTACTAGATACAAAGCCAACCCAAGTTGGAAGGATGCCTGGAGACACTGTTCTTAAGGTTCTAATGCAGAAGGTTCAAACTCTTGATTTGAACTTTTCTGTGTTGGAACGTTATCTGGAGGAACTGAATAGCAGATATGGACGCATCTtcaaggactttgatgatgatatcaCCAACAAAGATCTGCTCTTGGAAAAGATCAGATTTGAGATTAAGAATCTTCAGAACAGCAAAGAAGTTTTT GCCAATGACATTGGAGAGCTTCTTTTATGGAAATCAGTTGTTTCCTCACAGCTGGAACAGCTAATCAGAGAGAATGCAAGACTCAG ATCAGAGATCAAAGGGATACAGGAGCATCAAATTGACATGGAGAACAAGGCTCTAGCAGTGATATTTGTAAGTTTTGTATTGGGATGTGTAGCAGCTTCCAAGTTGCTTATAAATATGCTATTGATCATCTGTAGATTTCAAACAGCTCAAAGTTTTTGTCAGACAAGCTCTGGTTGGTTTTTGTTGCTGCTGAGCAGTAGCATTATAGCATCTATTATGGTTTTGTAG
- the LOC135584860 gene encoding SUN domain-containing protein 4-like isoform X2 has translation MFEGRKVGVYMFFFLMQSAVPYTLGLMRNPGIVCMVGGRHGYLEESDVRWINEQMQRSRRALLHRRAASEKNLYYRKKCFYKVSASLVFVLWLVVFLLNLLISKGNGFRDEQDAALSEISLHEVPSYPDKVMMDSQDPLQSSATSSTDNHQKTIVLKGVDVRSDEEVLVSESSKLDTSPDQRDDVSYMGNNLEKETPPRSDRLSRITPPGLDEFKSKAISSKEKVVSRETGTVIHRVEPNGKEYNYASANKGAKVLAYNKEAKGASNILDKDKDKYLRNPCSAEEKYVVLELSEETLVDTIEIANFEHYSSNFKYFDLFSSLVYPTDSWVKLGNFTAANVKHAQRFSLSEPKWARYLKINLLSHYGSEFFCTLSVVEVYGVDAVERMLEDLISVENSRLEPEEQIAEQLNEHNDKEDTFEEILTDLDNQSPHDNLKSKRDAPKNTLTNPLLDTKPTQVGRMPGDTVLKVLMQKVQTLDLNFSVLERYLEELNSRYGRIFKDFDDDITNKDLLLEKIRFEIKNLQNSKEVFANDIGELLLWKSVVSSQLEQLIRENARLRSEIKGIQEHQIDMENKALAVIFVSFVLGCVAASKLLINMLLIICRFQTAQSFCQTSSGWFLLLLSSSIIASIMVL, from the exons ATGTTTGAGGGCCGTAAAGTGGGCGTCTACATGTTTTTTTTTCTGATGCAATCTGCTGTTCCCTACACTCTCGGATTGATGAGGAATCCTGGAATAGTTTGTATGGTGGGTGGGCGACATGGTTACTTGGAAGAATCAG ATGTACGTTGGATTAATGAGCAAATGCAGAGATCACGAAGAGCTCTTCTACATAGAAGAGCTGCATCAGAGAAGAACCTTTACTACAGGAAAAAGTGCTTTTACAAGGTCTCTGCATCTCTGGTTTTTGTCTTATGGCTTGTCGTCTTCCTCCTCAATTTGTTAATTAGCAAGGGCAATGGTTTTAGAG ATGAACAGGATGCTGCACTTAGTGAGATCAGCTTGCATGAAGTTCCATCTTATCCTGATAAGGTAATGATGGATTCTCAAGATCCTTTGCAGTCGTCAGCTACCAGTTCAACTGACAATCACCAAAAGACCATAGTTTTGAAAGGTGTAGATGTTAGGAGCGATGAAGAGGTTTTGGTCAGTGAAAGCAGCAAGTTGGACACATCTCCAGATCAGAGAGATGATGTCTCTTATATGGGCAATAACTTGGAAAAAGAGACTCCTCCAAGAAGTGATAGATTGTCTCGTATTACACCTCCTGGTCTTGATGAATTCAAAAGCAAGGCCATCTCTTCAAAAGAAAAGGTTGTCTCCAGGGAAACAGGAACTGTCATTCACCGAGTAGAGCCTAATGGTAAAGAGTACAATTATGCTTCCGCTAATAAAGGGGCAAAGGTGCTAGCTTATAACAAGGAAGCTAAGGGTGCTTCCAACATCTTAGATAAGGATAAGGACAAGTATTTACGTAATCCATGCTCAGCTGAGGAGAAATATGTTGTTTTAGAGCTCTCAGAAGAAACATTGGTGGACACGATTGAGATTGCAAATTTTGAACACTACTCTTCCAACTTTAAGTATTTTGATCTGTTTAGCAGTTTAGTTTATCCAACAGACAGTTGGGTTAAATTAGGGAATTTTACTGCTGCAAATGTCAAACATGCACAGCGTTTTTCCCTATCAGAGCCAAAGTGGGCAAGGTACTTGAAGATTAATTTGCTTAGCCATTATGGTTCTGAATTCTTCTGTACTCTTAGCGTGGTGGAAGTTTATGGAGTTGATGCAGTTGAGAGGATGCTAGAGGATTTGATTTCAGTTGAAAACAGTCGGTTAGAACCTGAAGAACAGATTGCTGAACAGTTGAATGAGCACAATGATAAAGAAGACACATTTGAGGAAATTCTTACAGATCTCGATAACCAATCACCTCATGATAATTTGAAATCAAAACGAGATGCTCCTAAGAATACTCTGACTAATCCGTTACTAGATACAAAGCCAACCCAAGTTGGAAGGATGCCTGGAGACACTGTTCTTAAGGTTCTAATGCAGAAGGTTCAAACTCTTGATTTGAACTTTTCTGTGTTGGAACGTTATCTGGAGGAACTGAATAGCAGATATGGACGCATCTtcaaggactttgatgatgatatcaCCAACAAAGATCTGCTCTTGGAAAAGATCAGATTTGAGATTAAGAATCTTCAGAACAGCAAAGAAGTTTTT GCCAATGACATTGGAGAGCTTCTTTTATGGAAATCAGTTGTTTCCTCACAGCTGGAACAGCTAATCAGAGAGAATGCAAGACTCAG ATCAGAGATCAAAGGGATACAGGAGCATCAAATTGACATGGAGAACAAGGCTCTAGCAGTGATATTTGTAAGTTTTGTATTGGGATGTGTAGCAGCTTCCAAGTTGCTTATAAATATGCTATTGATCATCTGTAGATTTCAAACAGCTCAAAGTTTTTGTCAGACAAGCTCTGGTTGGTTTTTGTTGCTGCTGAGCAGTAGCATTATAGCATCTATTATGGTTTTGTAG